One region of Cyanobacterium sp. T60_A2020_053 genomic DNA includes:
- a CDS encoding aminopeptidase P N-terminal domain-containing protein: MIITQEEYKQRRRALMTKIGDGVAVFRSAPTAVMHNDVEYVYRQDSDFFYLTGFNEAEAVAVIAPYHDEHQYILFVQPKDLSTEIWTGYRVGVEGAKDHFHADVVYPINELNEKLSEYLVTGQRLYYHLGRDTGFNQVIINHWQKLLATYPKRGYGPKSLEDSNFVLHPLRLVKSASEIELIRKATEISVKAHHRAREFAEEGRYEYEVQAEIEHTFRILGADGPAYPSIVASGANACVLHYIENNRQMHKGDLLLIDAGASYSYYNGDITRTFPIGGDFSPEQKAIYDLVLAAQEGAMAQVKLGNTYDQYHDKAVLILVEGLKDLKLLKGDTEEIIKEKKYKPFYMHGTGHWLGLDVHDAGIYKTDKENWQGFQVGNVITVEPGIYISPYITPAEGQPEIPDYWKGIGVRIEDDVLVTTTGNEVLTAGVPK, translated from the coding sequence ATGATTATTACTCAAGAGGAATATAAGCAACGGCGACGGGCGCTGATGACGAAAATAGGGGATGGGGTAGCGGTATTTCGTAGCGCCCCTACCGCAGTCATGCACAATGATGTAGAATATGTTTATCGTCAAGATAGCGATTTTTTTTACTTGACGGGATTCAACGAAGCGGAAGCGGTGGCAGTGATTGCTCCTTATCATGACGAGCATCAATACATTTTATTTGTTCAACCGAAAGATTTAAGTACAGAAATTTGGACCGGTTATCGAGTCGGGGTGGAGGGCGCTAAAGATCATTTTCACGCTGATGTGGTTTATCCTATCAATGAATTAAACGAAAAGTTATCAGAATATCTCGTCACAGGACAACGTTTATATTATCATCTGGGACGTGATACAGGGTTTAATCAAGTCATTATTAATCACTGGCAAAAATTACTAGCTACTTATCCGAAGCGAGGTTATGGACCAAAATCCTTGGAAGATAGTAATTTTGTTTTACATCCTTTACGATTGGTAAAAAGTGCTTCAGAAATTGAGTTAATCAGAAAAGCTACGGAAATATCAGTAAAAGCTCATCACCGCGCCAGAGAATTTGCCGAGGAGGGGCGCTATGAATACGAAGTTCAAGCGGAAATTGAGCATACCTTCCGCATTTTAGGGGCTGATGGTCCTGCTTATCCTTCCATTGTGGCATCGGGTGCTAATGCTTGTGTGTTGCACTACATTGAAAATAATCGGCAAATGCACAAAGGGGATTTATTGTTAATTGATGCGGGCGCTAGTTACAGTTACTATAATGGTGATATTACCCGCACTTTTCCCATCGGTGGTGATTTTTCCCCCGAACAAAAAGCTATCTATGATTTAGTTTTGGCTGCGCAGGAGGGCGCTATGGCACAAGTGAAACTAGGTAACACTTATGACCAGTATCATGATAAGGCAGTACTAATTTTAGTAGAAGGGTTAAAAGACCTTAAACTATTAAAGGGTGATACTGAGGAAATTATTAAAGAGAAAAAATATAAACCATTTTATATGCACGGTACAGGGCATTGGTTAGGTTTAGATGTTCATGATGCTGGAATTTACAAGACTGATAAGGAAAACTGGCAAGGTTTTCAGGTGGGTAATGTGATTACGGTAGAACCGGGTATTTATATTTCACCTTATATTACCCCCGCAGAAGGACAACCGGAAATCCCTGACTATTGGAAGGGTATTGGCGTGAGAATTGAGGATGATGTTTTAGTTACCACTACTGGTAATGAAGTGTTAACGGCAGGTGTGCCAAAGTAA